The following proteins come from a genomic window of Crassostrea angulata isolate pt1a10 chromosome 1, ASM2561291v2, whole genome shotgun sequence:
- the LOC128175494 gene encoding uncharacterized protein LOC128175494 produces the protein MMALKLTSYRSGGVIVFVVLLFYACVQMADACQCPDTSCMQLSFTQRRCECCVFHFLGKRTPKPSVNAFSKKEALSSYSTYADQEVSDIDYWFRLTGLSDP, from the exons ATGATGGCACTAAAGCTCACGAGCTATCGGTCTGGTGGAGTGATTGTCTTTG TTGTGCTGCTGTTCTACGCATGCGTGCAGATGGCTGACGCCTGCCAGTGCCCGGACACTTCCTGTATGCAGCTGTCCTTCACACAGAGGCGATGTGAGTGCTGTGTCTTTCATTTCTTGGGCAAGCGCACTCCTAAACCTTCCGTTAACGCCTTCTCCAAGAAGGAGGCCTTATCTTCATACTCTACATACGCCGACCAGGAAGTGTCTGACATTGACTACTGGTTCCGATTGACAGGTTTGTCGGACCCCTAG